Proteins from one Bacteroidales bacterium genomic window:
- a CDS encoding transcriptional regulator codes for MKSIISGISKLFENRVRLGIMAILIVNDSYDFNSLKETLGVTDGNLASHLRALEENDLLRVNKQFIGKKPNTSYSITEKGSSLFRAHLKALEEIIKSQ; via the coding sequence ATGAAAAGTATTATTTCCGGCATCAGTAAACTTTTTGAAAACAGGGTCAGGCTTGGAATCATGGCAATTCTGATTGTAAATGATTCATACGACTTTAACAGCCTGAAAGAGACACTTGGCGTTACAGACGGCAATCTGGCAAGTCATCTGAGGGCCCTGGAAGAAAATGACCTTCTCCGTGTAAACAAACAATTTATAGGAAAGAAACCAAACACAAGCTACTCCATTACAGAAAAGGGAAGTAGCCTTTTCAGAGCTCATTTAAAGGCGCTTGAAGAAATCATTAAATCACAATAA